The following proteins are encoded in a genomic region of Acipenser ruthenus chromosome 4, fAciRut3.2 maternal haplotype, whole genome shotgun sequence:
- the LOC117400223 gene encoding sialic acid-binding Ig-like lectin 15: MNALFILLYTHFAGCLADDISLAEMTGSHADSWSMKVPSEVTALVGHSVVLPCTFTHPYRHHHGTILVTWRLGRTFNGTVVFQCSSHNSSDGCEPLLNQGHRYQLVGNPRARDLSLRLDNVTFQDANKYFCRVELSGPLGAKFENKMGIQLLVAAPAQIVDLSVLGGGAAEYSALCRAEGEPLPSISWTGPHGDQLEEAGPPQLTLRQHQTTRRLQNLSQDGRYTCMASNAYGSDRATVYLVHHTHGGGSSALLLMWISLGVKFVIFLLLLGALVWLQSRDNTKHEGSIRLQQSSSYENI; encoded by the exons ATGAATGCTCTCTTCATCCTTCTTTACACGCACTTCGCCG GATGCCTCGCTGATGATATCTCTCTGGCTGAAATGACTG GTTCCCATGCAGACAGCTGGTCCATGAAGGTCCCCTCTGAGGTGACTGCTCTGGTCGGCCACTCTGTGGTCCTGCCCTGTACTTTTACCCATCCCTACCGACACCACCATGGGACCATCTTGGTCACCTGGAGACTGGGACGGACCTTCAATGGCACTGTGGTGTTCCAGTGCAGCAGCCACAATTCCTCAGACGGCTGCGAGCCGCTCCTGAACCAGGGCCATCGCTACCAGCTCGTGGGGAACCCCCGGGCTCGCGACTTGTCTCTGCGGCTTGACAACGTCACCTTCCAGGATGCCAACAAGTACTTCTGCCGTGTGGAGCTCTCAGGACCCCTGGGTGCCAAGTTTGAGAACAAGATGGGCATCCAGCTTCTAGTGGCAG CCCCAGCGCAGATCGTGGATCTGTCTGTGTTGGGTGGGGGTGCAGCTGAGTACAGTGCGCTGTGTAGGGCTGAGGGAGAGCCCCTTCCCAGCATCTCCTGGACCGGGCCCCATGGAGACCAGCTGGAGGAGGCAGGCCCACCCCAGCTGACCTTGAGGCAGCATCAGACTACTCGAAGGCTCCAGAACCTGAGCCAGGACGGGCGATACACCTGTATGGCCAGCAATGCCTACGGGAGTGACCGTGCCACTGTCTACCTGGTCCACCACACGCATGGGGGGGGCTCCTCTGCTCTGCTGCTCATGTGGATCTCTCTGGGAGTCAAGTTTGTTATCTTCCTTCTGCTCCTGGGGGCCCTCGTCTGGCTTCAGAGTAGAG ataACACTAAACATGAAGGTTCAATCAG GTTGCAACAGTCTTCCAGCTATGAGAATATATAG
- the LOC117400579 gene encoding ribonuclease P protein subunit p25-like protein — protein sequence MENYRKARTVELPCPPPFTGLPPDTPEVKVKDGSKIRNLMGFAIGRMESEAARHILFSGTSKAVAKTISCVEILKRRVKGLHQLTRLLYRHIEEQWEPLVPEAGLDILTVKRNVPAIWVLLSKDPLDTAEPGYQAPGCFDTLWAQAVKEEAGQQGQRRKRQGGGGGGRGKGGKSSTPSRGGRKEALERPQSRDAPQE from the coding sequence ATGGAGAATTACCGCAAGGCTCGTACAGTGGAGCTGCCCTGCCCCCCTCCCTTCACAGGGCTTCCCCCCGACACTCCCGAGGTGAAGGTGAAGGATGGCAGCAAGATCCGCAACCTGATGGGCTTCGCTATCGGGCGCATGGAGAGCGAGGCGGCACGGCACATCCTGTTCAGCGGCACCAGCAAGGCTGTGGCCAAGACTATTTCCTGTGTAGAGATCCTGAAGCGGCGCGTCAAGGGGCTGCACCAGCTCACCCGGCTGCTCTACCGGCACATAGAGGAGCAGTGGGAGCCGCTCGTACCTGAGGCTGGACTCGACATCCTCACAGTCAAGAGGAATGTGCCCGCCATCTGGGTGCTGCTCTCCAAGGACCCCCTGGACACGGCCGAGCCAGGCTACCAGGCGCCAGGCTGCTTTGATACGCTCTGGGCACAAGCTGTCAAGGAGGAAGCGGGCCAGCAGGGGCAGAGGAGAAAAAGACAGGGAGGTGGGGGTGGAGGCAGAGGGAAAGGGGGCAAGTCCTCCACACCCAGCAGGGGCGGTCGAAAGGAAGCTCTCGAGAGACCCCAGAGTAGAGATGCGCCGCAGGAATAG
- the LOC117400747 gene encoding uncharacterized protein LOC117400747, with amino-acid sequence MWSGLTVTLLLLAAVTPGFSTPYSAGQEFTTTFMTNRLNSLGYQNDTLGLIISAFQPNTSVSVKVLSTGFKTELFLQKEEKASVQLQPSSEKLGTQTPFSTVIIRSNKAISVLSYTNNSRFIETSVLYPVQNQGNKYYVFTQSSQNDLFSEFVIVNTNQTNEVSVSTNVPATTNGSVHGDGDIKVVLSAYESLHIQSDETFNRAQVTTQKPVALLYGRRCTTFQLAKCQQSFEQLPSITAWGKDFIVPPVLDGDGFGYVHVVTDEQQNTVYINDGSNKIIDNDLKLDFNTFSALSIRAKYKVMVMFVCTGLHSGQSFKPFNLNIIPVHLFASSYLVYKVPHYNNRLLLVAESSQTDGVLLDDNALPLSVVWKKVADSNYSWADVPLGSESEHSVIRHKSARIGVYSYGILPEHGSYGYPAMNFEAYSELILVREKKTWMGAHKHCQSMQAELVSITSLSMQQKVVDLLGNVTEQGVWIGMRISLMSGEWYWLSNEPMEYSNWGEGEPSNPFEELCGTIVPKSQQNFPWNDECCYTNMPFICHKM; translated from the exons ATGTGGTCGGGGCTGACAGTGACTCTGCTCCTCTTAGCTGCAGTGACTCCAG GATTCTCTACTCCATATTCTGCTGGCCAAGAATTTACCACAACCTTTATGACAAACAGATTGAATTCTCTTGGTTACCAAAATGATACACTTGGATTAATCATCTCTGCCTTTCAACCTAATACATCTGTTTCTGTCAAGGTGCTTTCCACTGGCTTCAAAACAGAGCTATTTCTGCAGAAAGAGGAAAAGGCTTCAGTGCAACTCCAGCCATCTTCGGAGAAGCTAGGAACACAGACACCATTTAGTACAGTCATTATCAGAAGCAACAAAGCTATCTCTGTGCTGTCCTACACCAATAATTCACGGTTTATTGAGACCTCCGTTCTTTACCCAGTGCAAAATCAGGGGAACAAATACTATGTTTTTACTCAATCGTCGCAAAATGATTTGTTCAGTGAGTTTGTCATAGTCAACACAAATCAGACAAATGAGGTCTCAGTCTCCACAAATGTCCCTGCAACAACTAATGGTTCTGTTCATGGAGACGGTGACATAAAAGTTGTTCTGTCTGCCTACGAGAGCCTGCATATCCAAAGCGATGAAACATTTAACAGGGCACAGGTCACAACCCAGAAACCAGTGGCTTTGCTGTATGGCCGCCGGTGTACAACATTTCAATTGGCAAAATGTCAACAATCATTTGAGCAGCTACCTTCTATTACAGCATGGGGgaaggatttcattgtgcccCCAGTTTTAGATGGGGATGGATTTGGTTATGTCCATGTTGTTACAGATGAACAGCAAAACACGGTGTACATTAATGATGGAAGCAACAAGATAATTGATAATGACCTTAAACTGGACTTTAACACTTTCTCGGCTCTGTCAATCAGGGCGAAATACAAGGTCATGGTCATGTTTGTGTGCACAGGCCTGCATTCAGGACAAAGTTTCAAACCCTTCAATCTGAATATCATACCCGTCCATCTCTTTGCTTCTTCTTACTTAGTATACAAAGTGCCTCATTACAATAACAGGTTGCTGTTGGTGGCTGAAAGCTCCCAAACAGATGGTGTCTTGCTGGATGACAACGCTTTGCCCCTGTCTGTGGTATGGAAGAAAGTTGCAGATTCCAATTACTCATGGGCAGATGTTCCTTTAGGATCAGAATCTGAGCACAGTGTAATCCGACACAAATCTGCAAGAATTGGGGTGTACAGCTATGGGATTTTGCCTGAACACGGTTCCTATGGGTACCCAGCAATGAATTTTGAAG CTTACAGTGAGTTGATCCTAGTCAGAGAGAAGAAGACCTGGATGGGGGCTCACAAGCACTGTCAGTCCATGCAGGCCGAGCTAGTCAGCATCACCAGCCTTTCAATGCAGCAGAAAGTGGTGGACTTACTGGGCAATGTCACGGAGCAGGGGGTGTGGATTGGCATGAGGATTAGCCTGATGAGTGGGGAATGGTACTGGCTCAGCAATGAGCCCATGGAGTATTCAAACTGGGGGGAAGGGGAGCCTAGTAATCCTTTTGAAGAGCTCTGTGGTACAATTGTTCCCAAAAGCCAACAGAATTTCCCCTGGAATGATGAGTGCTGCTATACAAATATGCCTTTCATTTGCCATAAGATGTAG